The DNA sequence GTTCTGCACGTCGACGATGAGCAAGGCGGTGCGGATGGGTTCGCTCACATCATTCCCCTCACGGTGCGATGAATCGGGTCGGGATGGCGGGATCCCCATGCGAGAGTCCCAAACCTTCCCACGGAAGCGAGACCAGGCCTGCGGCGAGGTGGTCACGCGATTGGGTCAGTGACGGTAGGCCTTCCACCGGTTTACCGCCCCTGACGAGTGGGATCTGAAGGGGGCGGGCGGGCAGGTCGAGAGTCGGTTCAGAGCCACCGCTCGGGTAGATGACCTCCTCGACGATGGTGCCGGACTGTTTGGCGGTACGGACAGCGGACTTGGCGCCGCCACGAGATTCCTTGTGACTGGCGCGTTTTGCGACCGGGAGTCCGTCGACCTCCACGAGCTTGTAGACCATACCTGCTGTCGGCGCACCGGATCCGGTGACCAGCGACGTGCCCACCCCGTAGACGTCGACCGGTTCGGCGCGTAGCGAAGCGATCGCGTATTCGTCGAGGTCTCCCGACACCACGATGCGTGTGCCGCTGGCACCGAGGTCGTCGAGTTGCTTGCGGACCTTCCGGGCGAGCACACCGAGGTCACCGGAATCGATACGGACGCCACCGAGCTGGGGCCCGGCGACCTCGATCGCGTTGGCGACGCCCTGCGTGATGTCGTACGTGTCCACCAGCAAGGTGGTGCCGACACCGAGTTTGGCGATCTGGGCCGCAAAGGCGGTCTTCTCGTCGGGTCCGTCCGCGGTGGTGTGCACCAGGGTGAACGAGTGGGCGCTGGTGCCGGCGCTCGGTACACCGTGGCGGTGGGCGGCCTCGAGGTTCGACGTGGCGGAGAGACCGGCCAGGTACGCGGCTCGCGATGCGGCGACGGCCGCCTCCTCGTGGGTACGTCGTGACCCCATCTCGATGATGGGCCGTGACCCGGCCGCGGTGACCATCCGGGCGGCGGCCGACGCGATGGCGCTGTCGTGATTGAGCACGGACAACGCCAATGTCTCGAGCATGACGGCTTCGGCGAACGTGCCGCGGACGGTGAGGATGGGCGAGCCGGGGAAGTAGAGCTCGCCCTCGGCGTATCCGTCGATGTCGCCGGAGAACCGATAGTCGGCGAGCCACGAGAGCGTCTCGTCGTCGAGGAACTTCTCCACCACGGCGAGCTGTTCGGGTCCGAAGGTGAAGTTGGTGAGCTGATCGATCAGACGGCCGGTACCTGCGACGACGCCGTATCGACGCCCATCTGGCAGCCGCCGCGCGAAAACCTCGAAGGTGCACGTCCGATGGGCGCTCTGGTCGGCGAGCGCTGCGGCGACCATGGTGAGCTCATAATGATCGGTCAGCAGCGCTGTGTTCGAAGCGGTCACTATCGGTACCCTAGGGCCATGCGCGGACAGATGATGACCGCACCGCACCACTTCGGCCCTGTGTCGGCAGCGGGCGACGGTCAGCACGAGGCTACCCCGTCGAGTACCGCCGTCGCCGAACGTGACCAGGCAGTTGATCGGCCTTGGGTGACCATCGTGTGGGACGACCCGGTGAACCTGATGCGATACGTCACGTACGTGTTCCAGAAGCTGTTCGGATACAGCGAGACACGGGCGGCGGAACTGATGATGCAGGTGCACACCGAGGGCAAGGCGGTTGTGTCCACCGGTGACCGCGACAAGGTCGAGTTGGATGTCCAGAAGCTCCACGCGGCAGGTCTGTGGGCCACGATGCAGCGGGACAGCTGAGCCGCGTGCGCAATTGGAAACGGCGTGGTTCCGGCGAACGGCTCCGGATCACCACCGAATTGGACTCACACGAATCCGACTTGATCGCATCTTTGGTCACGTCGATGACCGAGTTGCTCGACGAACGGCAGTCCACGGCACCGTCCGACGAACTCGCTGATCTCACCGGGATCGAGGCAGGGCACTCCGAACCGCCGTCAGACGTGACGCTGGGACGCCTGTTCCCAGACTTCCATCGACCCGACCAAGACGAATCGACGGCGGTGGACGCGGTCACCGGCGATCTGAACGGCGCCCTGCGCAGTCTGCACGAACCGCACATCATCTCGGCCAAAAAGCAAGCGGCACAAGCAGTTCTGGACTCGCTGCCCGACGGCGGCGGACCGGTCTCGCTCACTCAGGCCGAGGCGGACCAGTGGCTCGCGGCGATCAACGACGTGCGACTCGCCCTCGGCGCGATGATCGGGATCAGCGAGTCGACTCCCGATCAGTTGCCTGAGGGTGATCCGATGTCCGCTCACCTCGACGTCTATCACTGGCTGACGGTTGTCCAGGAACTTCTTGTCGTCGCCCTGATCGGGAAATGATCTCGATGCCGGCCCGGACGTGAGGAACAAGCGATGATTCCGGGGCCGACCGATTCGATCGTCGACGTGCACGGCGTACGTGTCGGACACCACCATCGGGTCGACGACGAGGTCAGCGTAGCCACCGAGGATCAGGCCGGCGCGGGCTGGGCCACGGGCACCACCGTCGTGCTGCTGCCGGACGGCGCGGTCGCGGCCGTCGACGTACGCGGCGGGGGACCCGGCACTCGCGAAACCGACCTCCTCGATCCCACCAACACCGTGCAGCAAGCCCACGCCGTGGTCCTCACGGGCGGGAGCGCCTACGGGCTCGCCGCTGCCGACGGGGTGATGACTTTCCTGGAGGGGCAGGGCACGGGTCTGGTCATGGACACCCGCGGGTCGGTGGTCCCGATCGTTCCCGCCGCGGTGATCTTCGACCTCGCGGTCGGTGACTGGTCGGCGCGGCCGGATCGCGAGTTCGGGGAGCGGGCGGCCGCAGCGGCGAGCACCGATGTGGCATCCGGTTCGGTGGGCGCAGGAGCCGGGGCGCGGGCCGGTGAACTCAAAGGTGGGGTCGGATCGGCGAGTATCCGCATCACCAGCGGGCCGCCACGGGCGTCACGGTGGCGGCGCTGGTGGTGGCAAATCCGGTCGGTGCAGTGATCGACCCGTCCACCGGTGTGCCTTGGGGCGCGGGTCTCTCTGACCTCGACTACTACGGGCTGCGTCCTCCCGCCGTCGAGGAGATTGCTCAACTGCGTTCGCTCACAACCAAATCGACGTCACTGAACACCACGATCGGTGTGATCGCCACCGACGCTGTTCTGGACCCGGCATCGGCCACACGGGTTGCGATGACAGCGCACGACGGTCTGGCACGAGCCGTTCGACCGGCGCACTCGCCGCTTGATGGGGACACGCTCTTCGCGGTGGCCACCGGCACGGTGACACCCACCCCGGGGGAGGGCGAGGCGCCGACGATCCCGATGGGGATGAACCAGCAAGCTGCCCTTGTAGCGGTGATCGCAGAAGCGGCGGCCACTGCCGTTCAGCGGGCCATCGTCAAGGCTGTCCTGTCGGCTGATCCGGTTGCCGGAATACCGTCCTACCGCCAGACGTTGCCTTCAGCATTTGCACTTCGGTGACGGGTGCGTGACAACGGAGGTGGGAGTGCTCAACATCAGTCGATCGCTGGTGGACCAGATGGTGGCGCACGCCCGCGCCGACCATCCCGACGAGGCATGCGGAGTGATCGCCGGACCGGAGGGTTCGGACCGGCCCGAGCGGTTCATCGCGATGACAAACGCCGAGCGCAGCCCGACGTTCTACCGCTTCGACTCCGGGGAGCAGCTGAAGGTGTGGCGCGAGATGGATCGGGCCGACGAGGAGCCCGTGGTGATCTACCACTCGCACACCGCGACCGAGGCCTACCCGAGCCGAACCGACATCTCGTTCGCATCCGAACCGAACGCCCACTACGTGCTGATCTCCACTCGCGACGCCGACAACGAGGAGATCCGCAGTTACCGGATCGTTGACGGCACGGTCACCGAAGAACAGATCACGATCGACGACCACTAGTCGTGTGCCACGACGCACACCACAGCTCGGCCACACAGAAGGAGTTCGCCATGGCAGTAACCGTTTCCATCCCGACAATCCTGCGTACGTACACCGACGGCAACAAGCGGGTCGAGTCCAATGGGGCGACGCTCGGTGAGTTGATAGACAACCTCGACGCCAGCCACGAGGGGCTCAAGGACCGGCTGATCGCGTCCGGCAAACTCCACCGCTTCGTCAACGTGTATGTCAACGACGAGGACGTGCGATTCTCCGGCGGTCTGGACACCTCCGTAGCGGACGGCGATGAGGTCACCATCCTGCCCGCGGTCGCCGGCGGCTGACCGTACCTCGATGACCCGTTACGAATCGCTGATCGACTCTGTCGGTGGCACCCCGCTCATCGGGCTGCAACGGCTGTCGCCGCGTTGGCACGCCGATGACAGCGGGCCGGCGATCCGGCTGTGGGCCAAGCTGGAGGACCGCAACCCGACCGGGTCGATCAAGGATCGACCGGCGCTGCGCATGATCGAGCAGGCCGAGACCGACGGCGCCCTCAAGCCGGGGGACACCATCCTGGAACCGACCAGCGGCAACACCGGCATCTCGCTCGCGATGGCCGCAAAACTCAAGGGCTACAAGCTCATCTGCGTGATGCCCGAGAACACGTCGATCGAACGACGTCAGCTGCTGACCATGTTCGGGGCGGAGATCATCTCCTCACCCGCGGCCGGCGGGTCGAACAAGGCCGTGGCGATGGCGAAGGAACTCGCGGTGCACAACCCCGATTGGGTGATGCTCTACCAATACGGCAATCCTGCAAATGCGCTCGCGCATTACGAGGGCACCGGTCCCGAGATCGTCGCCGACTTGCCGGAAATCACCCATTTTGTTGCCGGACTCGGCACCACCGGCACCCTGATGGGTGTCGGACGGTACCTGCGCGAGGCCCGTCCGGAAGTCCAGATCGTGGCTGCCGAACCGCGTTACGGCGACGAGGTCTACGGACTTCGCAACATCGATGAGGGTTTTGTGCCCGAGTTGTACGACGAGACGATCTTGTCGATGCGGTACTCGGTCGACAGCCACAACGCCGTTCGCCGCGTCCGGGAGCTGATCGAGACCGAAGGAATCTTTGCCGGCATCTCGACCGGGGCCATTCTGCACGCTGCCCTCGGCGTTGCGCGCAAGGCCGACAAGGCCGGTGAACGCGCAGACATCGCCTTCGTCGTGTGTGATGCCGGGTGGAAGTATCTGTCGACGGGGGTGTACGAAGGTAGCCTCGACGAAGCAGGTGAAGGGCTCGAAGGCCATCTCTGGGCCTGATCAGCGGACATCGATCGGAGACACATGACCGGATCACTCGGCCCATATGGCGGTGCCGGTGGCGGACTCACGCCGGCCGGGTCCGCCGAGGCCAAGCGAACCTCCTGGCCGTTGTGGCTGCGGTCCGCGGTTGTCATCGTCGCGTTGACCGCCCTGCTGTACGTCGTCGAGGCGATCGACGCGGTGAGCGATCATGACCTGGACAGCGCGGGTATCGAGTCGCGTGAGACGGACGGTCTCTCGGGCATCGTGTTCTCGCCGTTCCTGCACGATGGGTGGGAACACCTGCTGGCCAACACGATTCCCGGGATGGTGCTCGGCTTCCTGGTTCTGATGGCCAAGCGGTTCATCGTCACCACACTCATCGTGTGGGTTGTGTCCGGTCTCGGCGTCTGGCTCTTCTCGCCGTCGTATGTGGTCACGGTCGGTGCCTCGGGCATCATCTTCGGCTGGCTCACCTACATACTGGTTCGCGGATTGTTCAACCGCGACATCTGGCAGATCTTGCTGGGCGTGGTGGTGTTCTTCGTCTACGGCGGTGTGCTGTGGGGTGTGGTCCCCACCGACGGCCGCGTCTCCTGGCAGGGCCACCTCTTCGGGGCGATCGGCGGAGTGCTGGCCGCGTGGTATCTCTCCGGCAAGGACCGTAAACGCGATCACGCCACCGCGCCGACTCCCTACGGCACCAACGGCCTGGGCGCCAACGGGTTCGGGAACAATCGGGGCACAGCCCTGTGAGCACGGATGTGGACGCGCCGATCGGCATCTTCGATTCGGGGGTGGGCGGTCTGACCGTGGCGCGTGCGGTGATCGACCAGCTGCCGTCCGAGAACATCATCTACATCGGCGACACCGCCAACGGGCCCTACGGGCCGTTGACCATTCCCCAGATCCGAGCGCATGCACTCGCCATCGGTGACGAGTTGGTCGATCGCGGTGTCAAGGCTCTTGTCATCGCCTGCAACACCGCATCGGCCGCCTGCCTGCGTGATGCTCGCGAGCGTTACCCCGTGCCCGTCATCGAGGTTGTGCTGCCCGCCGTTCGCCGTGCGGTGGCGGCAACGCGATCGGGCCGCATCGGTGTCATCGGTACCGAGGCCACCATCGCCTCTCGTGCCTATGAGGACTCCTTCGCCGCTGCCCAGAACGCGGTGATCACCTCGGTGCCCTGCCCACGGTTCGTCGATTTCGTCGAACGGGGGATCACCAGCGGCCGGCAGGTTCTCGGCCTCGCCCAGGGATACCTTGAACCGCTGGCACAGGCGGGCGTCGACACGGTGGTGCTCGGCTGCACGCACTATCCGATGCTGTCGGGTGTCATTCAGCTGGCCGTGGGTGACGAGGTCACCTTGGTCTCGAGCGCGGAAGAAACCGCCAAAGATGTGTTGCGGGTGCTGACATCCACCGACCTCTTGCGGCCGCCCTCCGACGTGCCCGCCGACCGCGTTTTTCAGGCCACCGGTGATCCCGAGATGTTCGCCCGGCTGGCCACACGTTTCCTCGGCCCGGCCATCGGCGCAGTTCAACACGCCTGATCGGCCGTCCGCCGACGGCAAGGTGAGCCGGCGTGGCAGCATGGCTGCATGCGTTTGACCGTGCTGGGTTGTTCGGGCAGTTTGGCGGGCCCGGATTCGCCGGCGTCCGGATATTTGCTGACGGTTCCTGGTGGCCAACCGGTGGTGATGGACTTCGGCCCCGGCGTCCTGGGTTCCTTGCAGCAGCATGCCGACCCCAACGAGGTCGCGGTGATGCTGAGCCATCTGCACGCCGACCATTGCCTTGATCTGCCCGGTCTGCTGGTGTGGCGCCGCTACAACCCGATTCCCGCCATCGGCAGGGGAACACTCATCGGGCCTCCCGGAACAGCGGCCCGAATCGGCGCTGCATCATCGGAGTACCCGGGGAAGATCGACGACATCAGCGACACGTTCGACGTGTCCACGTGGACCGACCAAGAGGAGATCGAACTGGGCGGGATGAAGATCTTGGCCCGGAAGGTGAACCATCCACCTTCGACGTTCGGACTTCGGATCACCGGCCCAGGGGGCGAGGTGCTGGCCTACAGCGGCGACACCGGCGTGTGCGATGAGCTCATCGAACTGGCCCGGGGCGCCGATGTGTTCCTCTGTGAGGCGTCGTGGACCCACGATCCGGAGAACAGGCCGCCGAACCTGCATTTGTCCGGCAGGGAGGCAGGCGAGGCCGCGGCCAAGGCCGGCGTCAAGAGCCTTGCCCTGACCCATCTTCCGCCGTGGACCTGGCCCGACGACATGCTTGCCGAGGCCCGCGAGGTGTACGACGGCCCGATCCGCGTTGTGCGTCGTGACGAGCAGATCGATATCGGCTGACGAACTGCCGGGATGCTCGGACGAGATATCGGGCACCCGCCCACGGTGCCAGGTGGTGTCGATAGGGTGTCGGTGTGAGTAGACGCGCTGATGGCCGAGTAGACGACGAACTGCGGAAGGTCACCATCACCCGCGGATTCACCAACCACCCCGCCGGATCTGTGTTGGTGGAATTCGGACAGACCCGGGTGATGTGTACGGCCAGCGTCACCGAGGGCGTTCCGCGGTGGCGGCGTGGCTCGGGACTGGGCTGGCTGACCGCGGAGTACGCGATGTTGCCCGCTGCCACCCACGATCGGTCCGACCGCGAGTCGGTCAAGGGCAAGGTCGGCGGACGCACCCAGGAGATCAGTCGCCTGATCGGCCGGTCGCTGCGTGCATGTATCGACCTGGCGGCGTTGGGGGAGAACACCATTGCCCTCGACTGTGATGTGCTCCAGGCCGACGGTGGCACCCGCACCGCAGCGATCACAGGCGCGTACGTTGCGCTCTGCGACGCGGTCACCTATCTCAACGCCGCGGGCAAGCTGGCCGATCCCCAACCGATCTCGTGCGCGATCGCCGCGGTGAGTGTCGGCGTGGTGGATGGTCGGGTGCGGATCGACCTTCCGTACGAAGAGGATTCGCGCGCCGAGGTGGACATGAACGTGGTCGCCACCGACACCGGCACCCTCGTCGAGATCCAGGGCACAGGCGAAGGTGCGACTTTCCCACGGTCGACCCTCGACCGCCTTCTCGACATGGCGATGCTCGGTACCGAGAAGATTTTCGAGGTCCAGCGTGAGGCTCTGGCCCTGCCGTATCCCGGCACGTTGCCCGAACCCGAGGTGTCCGGCAAGCGCAAGGCTTTCGGTAGCTGATGGCTCAGCGCCTACTGGTCGCCAGCCGTAACAGCAAGAAGCTCGCCGAACTCCGACGATTCCTCGAGCGTGCGGGCATCAGCGGTCTGGAGGTCGTCGGTCTGGACGAGGTGCCTGAGTACGACGAGGCACCCGAGACCGGCGCCACGTTCGAGGAGAATGCCCTCGCCAAGGCTCGGGACGGGTTTGCCGCCACCGGATTGGCCTGCATCGCAGACGATTCGGGCATCGAGGTGGATGCCCTGCGTGGTATGCCCGGCGTGTTGTCAGCCCGGTGGGCGGGGCGCCACGGCGACGACGAGGCGAACACCTCGCTGCTGCTCGGCCAGATGCGCGACGTACCTGCCGAGCGCCGAGGCGGGGCCTTTGTCTCCGCGTGCGCACTGGTGATGGCTACCGGGGAGGTGGTTGTCCGCGGCGAATGGCGTGGTCGCATCATCGACGCCCCGTTGGGCGACAACGGTTTCGGGTACGACCCCGTTTTTGTACCTGATGACGAGGCGGCGGACGGGCGGACAGCGGCAGAGCTGTCAGCGCCCGAGAAGGATTCGCTCAGTCACCGCGGTCGTGCACTGGAGCAGTTGGTGCCGGCTCTAGAGGAACTGGCCCGTACGTAGCTGTAGGCCCTTCCTGGCGCTCAGACCCCGAACTGAGCTTTGATCTCTTGTGTGCGCTTGTGTTCCACCCAGAACGACAGGAACGGGATGGTGCCGGCGATCAGGGTGTAGACAGCCTTGCCCAGAGGCCAGCGAACTTTGATGCCGAGGTCGATAGCCATGATGAGGTACACGAAGTACACCCAACCGTGAACGATCGGCACGAAGTCGAGTGCGTCGACGTCGAAGCCGTATTTGAGGACCAGTTCGGCCACGAGAAGCAGCAACCAGAGTCCGGTGACCCACGCCATCACCCGGTACCGAAGCAACGCGCCCTTGATCTTGCTCGGCGTCGCCGTGGTTGCGGGCGCGGTCTGTTCGGCCGGGGACTCGG is a window from the Williamsia sp. DF01-3 genome containing:
- a CDS encoding nicotinate phosphoribosyltransferase, translating into MTASNTALLTDHYELTMVAAALADQSAHRTCTFEVFARRLPDGRRYGVVAGTGRLIDQLTNFTFGPEQLAVVEKFLDDETLSWLADYRFSGDIDGYAEGELYFPGSPILTVRGTFAEAVMLETLALSVLNHDSAIASAAARMVTAAGSRPIIEMGSRRTHEEAAVAASRAAYLAGLSATSNLEAAHRHGVPSAGTSAHSFTLVHTTADGPDEKTAFAAQIAKLGVGTTLLVDTYDITQGVANAIEVAGPQLGGVRIDSGDLGVLARKVRKQLDDLGASGTRIVVSGDLDEYAIASLRAEPVDVYGVGTSLVTGSGAPTAGMVYKLVEVDGLPVAKRASHKESRGGAKSAVRTAKQSGTIVEEVIYPSGGSEPTLDLPARPLQIPLVRGGKPVEGLPSLTQSRDHLAAGLVSLPWEGLGLSHGDPAIPTRFIAP
- the clpS gene encoding ATP-dependent Clp protease adapter ClpS, whose product is MTAPHHFGPVSAAGDGQHEATPSSTAVAERDQAVDRPWVTIVWDDPVNLMRYVTYVFQKLFGYSETRAAELMMQVHTEGKAVVSTGDRDKVELDVQKLHAAGLWATMQRDS
- a CDS encoding DUF2017 domain-containing protein, which translates into the protein MRNWKRRGSGERLRITTELDSHESDLIASLVTSMTELLDERQSTAPSDELADLTGIEAGHSEPPSDVTLGRLFPDFHRPDQDESTAVDAVTGDLNGALRSLHEPHIISAKKQAAQAVLDSLPDGGGPVSLTQAEADQWLAAINDVRLALGAMIGISESTPDQLPEGDPMSAHLDVYHWLTVVQELLVVALIGK
- a CDS encoding M67 family metallopeptidase — its product is MLNISRSLVDQMVAHARADHPDEACGVIAGPEGSDRPERFIAMTNAERSPTFYRFDSGEQLKVWREMDRADEEPVVIYHSHTATEAYPSRTDISFASEPNAHYVLISTRDADNEEIRSYRIVDGTVTEEQITIDDH
- a CDS encoding MoaD/ThiS family protein — translated: MAVTVSIPTILRTYTDGNKRVESNGATLGELIDNLDASHEGLKDRLIASGKLHRFVNVYVNDEDVRFSGGLDTSVADGDEVTILPAVAGG
- a CDS encoding PLP-dependent cysteine synthase family protein, whose amino-acid sequence is MTRYESLIDSVGGTPLIGLQRLSPRWHADDSGPAIRLWAKLEDRNPTGSIKDRPALRMIEQAETDGALKPGDTILEPTSGNTGISLAMAAKLKGYKLICVMPENTSIERRQLLTMFGAEIISSPAAGGSNKAVAMAKELAVHNPDWVMLYQYGNPANALAHYEGTGPEIVADLPEITHFVAGLGTTGTLMGVGRYLREARPEVQIVAAEPRYGDEVYGLRNIDEGFVPELYDETILSMRYSVDSHNAVRRVRELIETEGIFAGISTGAILHAALGVARKADKAGERADIAFVVCDAGWKYLSTGVYEGSLDEAGEGLEGHLWA
- a CDS encoding rhomboid family intramembrane serine protease; protein product: MTGSLGPYGGAGGGLTPAGSAEAKRTSWPLWLRSAVVIVALTALLYVVEAIDAVSDHDLDSAGIESRETDGLSGIVFSPFLHDGWEHLLANTIPGMVLGFLVLMAKRFIVTTLIVWVVSGLGVWLFSPSYVVTVGASGIIFGWLTYILVRGLFNRDIWQILLGVVVFFVYGGVLWGVVPTDGRVSWQGHLFGAIGGVLAAWYLSGKDRKRDHATAPTPYGTNGLGANGFGNNRGTAL
- the murI gene encoding glutamate racemase; translated protein: MSTDVDAPIGIFDSGVGGLTVARAVIDQLPSENIIYIGDTANGPYGPLTIPQIRAHALAIGDELVDRGVKALVIACNTASAACLRDARERYPVPVIEVVLPAVRRAVAATRSGRIGVIGTEATIASRAYEDSFAAAQNAVITSVPCPRFVDFVERGITSGRQVLGLAQGYLEPLAQAGVDTVVLGCTHYPMLSGVIQLAVGDEVTLVSSAEETAKDVLRVLTSTDLLRPPSDVPADRVFQATGDPEMFARLATRFLGPAIGAVQHA
- a CDS encoding cyclic nucleotide-degrading phosphodiesterase, with the protein product MRLTVLGCSGSLAGPDSPASGYLLTVPGGQPVVMDFGPGVLGSLQQHADPNEVAVMLSHLHADHCLDLPGLLVWRRYNPIPAIGRGTLIGPPGTAARIGAASSEYPGKIDDISDTFDVSTWTDQEEIELGGMKILARKVNHPPSTFGLRITGPGGEVLAYSGDTGVCDELIELARGADVFLCEASWTHDPENRPPNLHLSGREAGEAAAKAGVKSLALTHLPPWTWPDDMLAEAREVYDGPIRVVRRDEQIDIG
- the rph gene encoding ribonuclease PH yields the protein MSRRADGRVDDELRKVTITRGFTNHPAGSVLVEFGQTRVMCTASVTEGVPRWRRGSGLGWLTAEYAMLPAATHDRSDRESVKGKVGGRTQEISRLIGRSLRACIDLAALGENTIALDCDVLQADGGTRTAAITGAYVALCDAVTYLNAAGKLADPQPISCAIAAVSVGVVDGRVRIDLPYEEDSRAEVDMNVVATDTGTLVEIQGTGEGATFPRSTLDRLLDMAMLGTEKIFEVQREALALPYPGTLPEPEVSGKRKAFGS
- a CDS encoding non-canonical purine NTP pyrophosphatase, translated to MAQRLLVASRNSKKLAELRRFLERAGISGLEVVGLDEVPEYDEAPETGATFEENALAKARDGFAATGLACIADDSGIEVDALRGMPGVLSARWAGRHGDDEANTSLLLGQMRDVPAERRGGAFVSACALVMATGEVVVRGEWRGRIIDAPLGDNGFGYDPVFVPDDEAADGRTAAELSAPEKDSLSHRGRALEQLVPALEELART
- a CDS encoding DUF3817 domain-containing protein, with the translated sequence MTESPAEQTAPATTATPSKIKGALLRYRVMAWVTGLWLLLLVAELVLKYGFDVDALDFVPIVHGWVYFVYLIMAIDLGIKVRWPLGKAVYTLIAGTIPFLSFWVEHKRTQEIKAQFGV